Below is a window of Impatiens glandulifera chromosome 2, dImpGla2.1, whole genome shotgun sequence DNA.
atttattttctaccAAATAAAAATTCGATAGAATAAATTTAGTAATATTTCTGAAGTTAACAATgaaataatctaattttattataattttttattttcgaaGTTGGaatcttttcttttaataataacaagtTAGGTTGGTTGCCATTAGATCAAAAACGGATAAAGAATATCATTAAAGAGATGTTTTGTGGTCTACATAAATAAGCATACTCATTTCatgtttcattaaaaaaaacaagttacaTATAGCCTAGCTAGGTTCattatttagtatatatataaggtGTTATATAAAAGAGAGGCAGCGAGGAATCTAAACTACCCAACACCTTATTCTTACCATGGCCGAGAATCAAGACATCATTAATGTCCCTCAAGCCGCAAACCCTCCGACCATTCCTCCTCTGGCAAACCCTTATGTTCCTCGTTCGACTACTGGTCCATTCTTCTTGGCGGTATTCCTGATCATCTTGTAAGTGCGTTACGAATTAAGACACTAAATATTAGATGTGATCAAACATTTTGTTTGtgtatttttatgttttttttaaacacatatataatattattttcaggTTAAGCTTCGTTTGCGTTACCGTTTATTTGGGATATGTAATCCGTGGTAGTCTTACCAAGTCTTAGAGTGCTCTAATATGTTGTTTCCtttctttgtttttgttatgatattctagttttattttattacttaattaatcgCTTATTGtaacttaataaatattataagtatttCTTTTTCTGTAacttaaattaatgaataattgttATCAACTAATTACATTAACCAATTCAATGCCTTAAAAGAACTTTTTGACATGATACAGCTTTCCCTCTAATTAAGCTTTAAGTTATATATCTtatgaagaaaatattataaatttagacaaaaaataattttaatgtttccAATTATAGCAAGAACAATCATCAGAGTAGTTATCGTCTTCTCCATAGCTCGATGAAATGTCATGAACATCTCTGTTACTCCATGTTtccatttattatattaatctaatatatagttttttttaagagaaatatgGTATAAACGGTATTCATATTCTTTCCGAAAAcatacaaatttttaatatttttcattgaagattataaatttagacaaaaaaataattttattgtattccAACTAGTTTTCAACAATATCAACTTCAtggattttattttgtaatcttactcatttataatataactGTTATATaaccttctttttctttttcttttattttctaataaaataaaatataagtgaaaaataattcaaatttatatatatatataaaaaaattcagagatgttttcctaatatatatatatatatatatatatatattttcaagagaatatggtataaacgatattaatatatttttttttaaaacatacacgtttttaatttttttcattgaaGTTTATCTAACATATTCTTTTACTTCTTTTTATTCACGTtcctatttttttcttttctaattaagTATTCATGCTAGTATTTTATACATTAGGTTAAtcttataatacaaaatattataacttaagAGATAACAAATCATATTAAATCCAAGTTGAATGGGATGCtgatcattaatttaaattaaacgtCTTACTACTTGACCCtgaataattttaagttatatcgttgatttttattatctaaatcaTCAACCTAACAGACAAATTTGCTgcaaaaaatttataaatcggCCATTACTCGGTTAGGTCggtttataattgtttttatcaatttttcatTGGCTTAATTCAATTAGattattttggttttgtttAACCTCAGTAGATACGtagtatatattttgtttcaactctccttttgtttggatttaatttattattggtTTTAATTCATCATTTGTTTggatataattgatttttatcaCTAATTCAATCTTTTTAGATACTTTTATAAAGTGATCTTACCAAATAgacataaataataatctataaaaaaaattgtaatttgaaaACTAAATTCATATCTTTctatgtaataatattatttaattttgtgaagtttaaatattattattattatgttaatttttaattataataattaataattttactgaataaaatcttatttcataaagaaaactgaaatatcaaattttttatttaagagatcaaaattcataaattccatttttcactaaaaaattcttaaattgaaatgaagtaatttttatgtatataaaaaattaataacaaccaaaattaaataagttaacaaatacaaataacactttaaaatttgaaaagttagacaaatatattaataatagttttctaaacttgtttatatattttcacaaCAATAGTTTCgtattaattgtatttttacattttgtgattttgttttcttttattttgtttggtacGAGTATGCTtaacactttatatatatattttttaaattgctTTAATTACacatgttttaataaaatgtggaatCGCATCTCATTAGAATAGTTTAATGACAATAATTGTGCATAAGATATAAAAGTCCATGTTTTTTATTCTTACTTAAAATGTCTCAGAATGAAAGTtgataaacattatatataaattgtgctagattattaaacataaaaaaaagtgaaatctTATCTCCTGAAAGCAAAagataaattgattattttagaTCAAACTGAAAAAGAAGTCTTAGTTAGTGACTTGAGAGAGATTTTGTGTTCTACCCATACTGTACAATatgttcattatatataatatatatatatatatatatatatatatttgataaccAAATTTCATCAGGAGACTAATTCATTAATAACAAGTCTCATTAttgtgattttgaaaaaatatcttCAATTCAAGTTGTCTTAGAGCATTTCTATTTGTTGGTAGGAATTAATTTATAGGTCATGTATTCACATTTGAAtaatctttcttttttattttcatttttattttgcaacatgttaatgaaattattttatatttttctttaaacaaAAGCATCTTTGAAAATATAacaacataaacaaaatttttgaTAAGGGAAATCATAATAACTTAACCTTTAGATAGACAAATTaagttattgttttttattttttaaatatgggaTATCTTTCATTTGGATCATTATGGATCCACATCCAAAACTAAATGAACATTTACATTAGCATCACGTTCATTCATCATCCTCTTTAAAGTTGGACTTTTTTTCATCTTACAtcacccatttttttttaaattaatcttttttttgtttaagcCAAAGTAAACAACAAAACCCAagtgtattaatttttttttttaaaatactaagTTTATTTTCTGAAAGACGGAAACGAGTTAAACTCCTATTATTTTCCAATAAAATGGAATAGCCCTACATTAAAGTAAAAACAATTAGGAGTTTATCACTAAAGAGATAATCTAAACCTCGGTTAATTCCTTAATACTCATGGTGTACCCCCTTTCGACTTCTTCATCATACTTCCGTCTCCATACAACAGATTCATTCATTGCTTCTCTATTAACACGATCAAAcaattgttggaattaagctaattcaattaatgaatagaaataatattgtgattaaataaaatcaaacaaaattcacactaaatttaaacatgaattaaaagtgaatttaattcaaattataattaaatctaaattattcatggtctcggctaATCTTAAAAAATTCCAAGAACCCACTCAAGAGCCTACTCAAGAAACATTTTTTGATGATCCACCTTTTCTTCTTAAGACAGGGGATGAACCAACATTTTCTTTGCACACATTCATGGTCTTGTAGAGTAATCCTCGGGCACAAGTCAATATGATGCAAGGCAACCATCTGGAGAAGCCCTTGGAAAATTACAGTGTTGTTGCCATGGTGCAAATAACGAACAAGCATGAAAGCCAAATTGTTTCACTCGCGCAACGACATTGGAAGACACTCATGAAGATCTCCAACACACAATCGAAGTCTTCAATGCTCTATTCCAGTAACCCAAAGACCGACCACCAGTTAAGAGAGTAATTAGAAGCCATGGCTATTTTGCTGCCCTAGTGGTGATGGTCCGGAAAAAGGACTGGACTTGGATATTTGATGACACTCTAGAGTATAATCGGAAGAAGAATGGCTGCTTGTCTGCTCATGGGGTGCTGGTTCGAAAGAAAGATTGGTTCTTGATTTTTGATAACACCATAGTGTATAAGCAGAGCtgaaagaaatatattatttttatatctgcACTAGGTCCCGACCAGCTCCACTTTTGGAAGGATGCTACCGAATGTTTTTTAAGGATTTCGGTCCTGGACTTCGACACTTTCTGGACCTGCTGAAAATCCAACCGAACAGTAAGAGAAATGAGTTCTCTTTGAAGATAGGGGATGCGAATTAGAGGCTAAAAAGGCCACGATCTTTTCGTCGAGAGCGGTAAATTTTGAAGGTGAGATAATGTTACGGTATCCAAATAAGTGTTGCAGTCCCAAAATAATTCCAGCACCCTCCACGCCTCCACGGTCTTATTGTGCACATGGgctagatttatgttttttagttttaatatgttgttttgTTTTACTTTTCTATTTTCCCaactgaattctttattttctagTAGTTGTTGTAACTGAATATTCTGGGGTAAATCAGATCCTATATAAGGTTGATCCATCCTCTCTATGGACCCATCGAATAATGAATATATCATTCGTGTGAAATTTCTTCacccctattttattttatgtattgaacTTTTGttttggactgtttggtatggaccaacaatatttcttttttcatttttattcttcttttcctctcatctcaaattatttatcacAAAACCCTTCCGGTGCACTTTTATTATGGATTTCCCACTCGGTCTTAGAGatcaaaaactttatttttaaaatcaagaaCCCAAAACGCTAAGTTACAAATTAAGTTGTAACCGTCTTCcccatattttttcttttcatttcaatttctattattattattaagactAACAGATTATGGATTTTTCAGAAATTTGAAATTGATCTTGACTATAATGGTGTTTTCTGCACAAATAAGTTGAACATTAGGTTACATttgaatgtatatataatattgaaaagaaAAGTGCAAGAATTGAAGACTATATATAATAACTGAAATTTCAGAAAGGCCAACACATTTCAAAACACTTAATATATGTTTCAGGATCTTGATCGAAACTTCTTATCTCATCATTGTTCAAATCATTACAGTTTTCTAAACTAGCATTTAAAGTCATAATTCTGGCCggttttctataaatatatcatatctGAATGTCTAATTTAAAGTCGTCTAAGGTCTGATTTTAAGCttagaaatataaaacataatcatttaagatatatataacaGTATAAACAACCTTTTTTACGGATTTAAAACCtaataactataaattttagATGTTCTAAGAGATTCATGActatcaaacataaatcaagaGTCTCAATAACAGCTCACCAAACTGTACACATTTTCTGATCAACAAAAGATCTAATTATATATGcatcaaatcaaatatgtaagtaaaatttaaaatgcaaaGAAAATTAGATCAAATTGTTTTATACAATATGTGGCTTTTATCTGTCACAATTATTCGTAGTTTGGCGCATCAACAATAACTTCCCCACTTTCTACCAGCAGAAGATTCCTGAATTTTCCTGATGCAAAAGATTACATAACATGTGTTATATAATGGAATGGAAAGTGGAAAGCAGATGGTGAAAGAAACAGCCTAAACAATAGAAAGAGAGCTGCTCTACATACCAAATTTGGTTATATGGCCACTATGCTCTGCTCTTCGTGTTTGTTTTCCAACAGATTATGTACTCTGAACTTATTTCAAGTAAATAAGAATTACAAAATGAATGTAATTATTTCACTAGTTTAGTTATATAGGTCCGTACCTCCTTGTTGAGTCTTCTACTCTTTTAGGTTATCACTATATGTCAAGAAATTAATTACAagtcattaaatatttaataatagatGCAATTAATCGATGTTTATAATACGTACCTTCTATTCCTCCTTTATGATATCGACATGGAATTTCTCAGGACCAAGTCTGATTCGAAGGGAACGCAAGAGTGCGATAAAATCGTCCCCCCGCTTCTTCTGAAGACACCAGCTTAGGACAATCTTTAATAGAACATTTGTCTTTTAGCTGTTGCGATTCGTATAACTTCACAACTTTCGACCTGCAGAATTTTCCTGATGCAAAAGATCATATAACATATGTTATACTGTGAACATggcattatataaatataaaagagaaaagtTAGAATTATGTtgatgataaatataaaataatagaaacagAGGTCTGCAATGGAAGAATGTAATTGTTTAGCTACAtaccaaattttcttatatgcTCCTCTTCCAATAAATTATCTATTCTGAATTTTCTTCTGTAGACACCaacttaatttgtttatatggcCAGTTTGTTCTGAACTTcaagtaaatatataagaaataagaaaCCATTACATTtacataaaaaatgaatataattatttaggtACGTACCTCCATCTTGAGTCTTCTAATAATTTAGGTACTCCTTTAGATTATCACTGTATGTCAAGAAATTTCTTACAAAtcataaaataactaataaaagaTAGAATTAATGgatgaatataattattatttttatacgtaCCTTCAAAATATGATATCAACATTGAACTTATCTACATAGACCTTCTCAGGAACCGGCTGGCGGGTTCCGTTCTCGGAACCGTTCTCGGAATCGTTCTCGGAACCGTTCTCGGAACCAAGTAGGCTGTTTCGAAGGGAAAGCAGGAGTGCCCTAAACTCGTCCGCTTCTTCTGAAGACACCAACTTAGGACAACGCCTGATATACAATCTCTGTAGTGAATCGTTAATATTGAGGTTTCTAAATTCCTCAACTGATATCGTCAACTCGGGACAATTACGAATATCCAATTCCGTGAGAGAGTTGATGAAGTCTTTGGTCTGGCAGTCACTAATCTTTGTATTACAAATCAATTCCGTGAGAAAGTTCATTAAGTCTCTGTTCTGGCAATTATTACTACTAATCAATTCTGTGAGAGAGCTGATGTGACCTCTTGTTCTTTCTGTTTGTCCTTGAAGATGATTCTTTAATGTCTCTTGCATTATCATTCCCTCATCAAACAAACGCCTTAACTTGGGGCACCTATCAATAGACAGGAATCGAAGAGATGGGAAAGCTGAGCGTACTCCAAATAAAACACTTCTTTCACCCAATCCAATAAGAGTGAGATGAGTGAGGGAACTAAGATTTGAGATGCTATATAACAACTCATTAGAACATTCAACCCAAACAGTTACATCTTTGAGTGAGTTGAGATTCGGTGGCAAGGCCCCTAGATTTGGGCAATCACGTATCAACAGCGTGCAGAGATTAGGGAATGCTCTGACACTCGGAATAGTAGGAGACAACAATTCCCTCAAATTCCTCATGCCACCAATCTTGAGTTCCTTTAACAAAGGGAATAACTCTACTTCAATTCCATTCATGTTGTTGTTGACTGTGAATATTCCATGCTCCACATCATTATTCAATTCACTAAGATTCAGATAAGTGAGAGTACCATTAAGATTCGTGATGCTATATAACAATTCATCCGAACATTCACCTACAAGGGTTACATGTTTGAGTGATTTGAGATGCGGTGGCAAGGCCCCTAGCTTTGGGCAATAAGATATTGCCAGCGTGGATAGATTAGGGAATGCTCCAGTACTCCAACAGCTAGGTGACACCAATCCCCTCAAATTCTTCATTCTATCAATAACAAGTCTCTCTAACAAAGGGAATTGATTTCCCTTCAAAACAGGGGGATTCACACCTTTGTAACCCCTCATTATCAAAATCTTCAACCTCGCAGTTGAAACTTCTAGACCTTCAACAATTTTTTCATCTCTAATACTCTTGCTCTCATTATCATCTACTTCAtaatcttcatcatcagatgTCCATTCCAACTTCAATTCATTGATACTCGTCTTTTTAGCCATACTTATCCCTCTTTTCATAGATGCATTACTAACTCGTCCCAGATTCTTAAGTTTCAAAGATCTGCCGATATCCAATTCTATTAATTCATGTAGTTGGCCGTCTCTCTCCTTATTGCTTATTACAAACAAGCTTAACGTCTTCAAATGTTTCAATTGCCCCATCCCTCTaggcatatattttaattcattacaATTCTCCAAATGAAGATGTCGCAGACTAATAAGGTTTTTCGTATTTCTGGGCAAACTTTTAAGATTATAACACTCATTGAGTTTCAAAGTCTGTAAGTTCAAGAGATCACAAATACTATTCGGTAATGTTGTTATATGATCGTTACCGGAAATGTCTAAGTATCTAAGATGTTTTAGACATCCCAGGTAACGCAAATCTTGATACTTTTTCGATTCATTCTTGGAGTTGAATATCTCACTGAGGTAATCGTCTTGATACAACACATGGCAGCTTAGTTCAAGGACACGTAAAGTCTGAAGTTCCTTCAAAACACTCAAAAACATCAGATTTCCATCAACATCTATGCCATTAAGCATAAGTGATTGCAACCCTTCAATTGTTTTAAGAGAACCAACTGATTTTTTGAGAAATTCATCATCCATTACCGTTAGATGACAAACTTCTCGTCTTAAACCATCACTTGAGTTATAATCCTCCAACGTATAACATTCACCTTCCATAATAGATTGAGCAAGATCGTGCATAATATCGTGCATCTTACATATTTCTTTTCCAAAGCAATTTAATTTCTCATCTTGAAAAAAGGATCTACAACACAACTCTTTCCAAATTGTATTCCCAATATCTTCCATTTCTTGATTTTCAACTATAGGAATTAAACCATGGGCCATCCACAATTGGATTAATCTCTCCTTTTCAATTTCAGCATTATTGGGAAATATAGCACAAAACAAAAAACACCTTCTCAAATGATAAGGGAGGTCATAGTAACCcaattttagaatataaaagAGAACTTCTGATTCTTGAGGTATTTCCCATATCTCACTATCTCTTATTTTGCACCATTCAATTTCATCGCTCTTGAAGCCCAATTGATTTCCCAATGTCTTGGCAATTAAAGGAATACCCTTACATTTTTTAGCTATTTCTATTCCAATATGAACAAAGTTTGGAGTTTTTGGTGTACCACACATAAATGCACGCTCTTCAAAGAGTAGCCAACAATCCTCGTGAGAAAGATGTGATAATTCAAAATGTTGATTCGTTCTCATGATTCTTGCCACAATATGTTTGCGTGTCGTGGCAAGGACAAACGCACCATTTGATCCACAATCCAATATAGATCTCAACTGATCCCATGTCACAACGTTTTCATTCCAAACATCATCCAATACAATCAAATATCTTTTCCCACTCAATTTTTCTCTAACTTTTCTCTGCAATTCTTCTAAGCGTGCTCCCGCCTTTTCTCCTAAGATGGCTTTCATCACcaatttaatatcaaattcattAGAAACACAAACCCAGATTTTGGTTTCAAAATGCTTAGTAATCTCCTCGTCGTTGAAGACCGTTTGGACAAATGTTGTTTTACCAAGACCCCCAGATCCAACAATTGGTAGAACAGATAACTTTTTGGCACTAGATGAATTGACCAGAAAATCAATAATCTGTTTCTTTTCCTCATCTCTCCCATAAACTTGATTACAACTAGAAAGAGAGATGGTTTCACGCGAACTACTAGTAAGCTTGTCTATTTTTGAGTCAGGAACAGATTCAAGCAAATGTAACTTTTGGCGctctaaagaaatttggtcaAGCTTCTTTTGAACATCCTTAATTTTGTGACCAACTTTTAGTCGTGTCATAGGAATGCTAAAAGGACGGGTTATTGAGTTGGTTACCTGGATCAGGGTTGAAGAGGAGGCATTACGCCTGTTGACTTGAAGACAAAGATCTTCAAAGGTGCAGTCATCCATGATGTCTCGAACCTCGTACGCCACATCTTTGAGTTTCCGCAACCAATCTTCCGTTTTTTTGTCCCTCTCCTGCACGTTCTTTCTCTCTGCATCCTCAAGTACGGCACTAATCGAAGATAGTGTGCTGGATAGCTTTTGAACCTCCTCCTTAAAACTCCAAAACAACGAGAATTCATCCTGAATCAGAGGTGCCAAGTTTGAAAGCAATCCACTG
It encodes the following:
- the LOC124924347 gene encoding putative disease resistance protein RGA1, whose product is MVDAALISGLLSNLAPLIQDEFSLFWSFKEEVQKLSSTLSSISAVLEDAERKNVQERDKKTEDWLRKLKDVAYEVRDIMDDCTFEDLCLQVNRRNASSSTLIQVTNSITRPFSIPMTRLKVGHKIKDVQKKLDQISLERQKLHLLESVPDSKIDKLTSSSRETISLSSCNQVYGRDEEKKQIIDFLVNSSSAKKLSVLPIVGSGGLGKTTFVQTVFNDEEITKHFETKIWVCVSNEFDIKLVMKAILGEKAGARLEELQRKVREKLSGKRYLIVLDDVWNENVVTWDQLRSILDCGSNGAFVLATTRKHIVARIMRTNQHFELSHLSHEDCWLLFEERAFMCGTPKTPNFVHIGIEIAKKCKGIPLIAKTLGNQLGFKSDEIEWCKIRDSEIWEIPQESEVLFYILKLGYYDLPYHLRRCFLFCAIFPNNAEIEKERLIQLWMAHGLIPIVENQEMEDIGNTIWKELCCRSFFQDEKLNCFGKEICKMHDIMHDLAQSIMEGECYTLEDYNSSDGLRREVCHLTVMDDEFLKKSVGSLKTIEGLQSLMLNGIDVDGNLMFLSVLKELQTLRVLELSCHVLYQDDYLSEIFNSKNESKKYQDLRYLGCLKHLRYLDISGNDHITTLPNSICDLLNLQTLKLNECYNLKSLPRNTKNLISLRHLHLENCNELKYMPRGMGQLKHLKTLSLFVISNKERDGQLHELIELDIGRSLKLKNLGRVSNASMKRGISMAKKTSINELKLEWTSDDEDYEVDDNESKSIRDEKIVEGLEVSTARLKILIMRGYKGVNPPVLKGNQFPLLERLVIDRMKNLRGLVSPSCWSTGAFPNLSTLAISYCPKLGALPPHLKSLKHVTLVGECSDELLYSITNLNGTLTYLNLSELNNDVEHGIFTVNNNMNGIEVELFPLLKELKIGGMRNLRELLSPTIPSVRAFPNLCTLLIRDCPNLGALPPNLNSLKDVTVWVECSNELLYSISNLSSLTHLTLIGLGERSVLFGVRSAFPSLRFLSIDRCPKLRRLFDEGMIMQETLKNHLQGQTERTRGHISSLTELISSNNCQNRDLMNFLTELICNTKISDCQTKDFINSLTELDIRNCPELTISVEEFRNLNINDSLQRLYIRRCPKLVSSEEADEFRALLLSLRNSLLGSENGSENDSENGSENGTRQPVPEKVYVDKFNVDIIF